In one Lolium rigidum isolate FL_2022 chromosome 3, APGP_CSIRO_Lrig_0.1, whole genome shotgun sequence genomic region, the following are encoded:
- the LOC124696167 gene encoding protein NPG1-like translates to MAAEPEDGGEVAPPEAAAATDPSPPAKEDPADQPSVGEGKAKEAEPPTSSGEGLSLNYEEARALLGRLEFQKGNVEAALCVFDGIDLQGAIQRFQPSPAKKGPTKDSDPPNAATLVLEAIYLKSLSLQKLGKSTEAAQQCKSVIDSVESMFQNGTPDIEQKLQETINKSVELLPEAWKKAGNLQEALASYRRALLSPWNLDEECVTRIQKRFSVFLLYGCVEGSPPSCASQPEGIFVPKNNIEEAILLLTILLKKWYQGKTHWDPSVMEHLTYALSICSKPSLVANHLEEVLPGIYPRTERWNTLAFCYYGVGQKEVALNFLRKSLNKHENPKDTMALLLAAKICSEERHLASEGVEYARRAIANTESLDVHLKSTGLHFLGSCQGKKAKTVSSDHQRSLLQTETMKSLTESMTLDRQNPNLIFDMGVEYAEQRNMNAALRCAKEFIDTTGGSVSKGWRLLALVLSAQQRYSEAEVATNAALDETAKWDQGALLRIKAKLKVAQSSPMEAVEAYRVLLALVQAQKNSLKKWSSPTVLQGEADGVTEFEIWQGLANLYSSLSHRDAEICLQKARALKSYSAATLQAEGYMHEARSQSSDALASYVNASSTELEHVPAKVAIGALCSKQGPKYLPAARSFLSDALRVEPTNRMAWLHLGKVHKLDGRIADAADCFQAAVMLEESDPVESFRTLP, encoded by the exons atggcggcggagccggaggacggcggcgaggtggccccgcctgaggcggcggcggcgaccgaccCGTCTCCCCCGGCTAAGGAGGATCCGGCGGATCAGCCGAGCGTGGGCGAGGGAAAGGCCAAGGAGGCCGAGCCGCCGACGTCGTCGGGCGAGGGGCTCTCCCTCAACTATGAG GAAGCGAGAGCTCTATTGGGAAGGCTGGAATTTCAAAAGGGCAATGTAGAAGCTGCACTTTGTGTGTTTGATGGAATAGACCTTCAAGGTGCCATTCAGCGCTTCCAACCATCCCCCGCGAAGAAAGGCCCAACAAAAGATTCTGACCCGCCAAATGCTGCTACTCTTGTTCTTGAAGCCATTTACTTGAAATCATTGTCCCTTCAGAAGCTAGGAAAATCAACAG AGGCCGCTCAACAGTGCAAAAGCGTCATTGATTCTGTTGAAAGCATGTTCCAGAATGGCACCCCTGATATCGAGCAAAAGCTACAGGAAACCATCAACAAATCTGTGGAACTTCTTCCAGAGGCATGGAAAAAAGCTGGAAATCTTCAGGAAGCATTAGCTTCATACCGACGCGCTCTTCTCAGCCCGTGGAACCTCGACGAGGAATGCGTCACAAGGATCCAGAAGAGATTTTCTGTTTTCCTGCTCTATGGCTGTGTGGAGGGGAGCCCGCCCAGCTGTGCTTCACAACCTGAAGGCATTTTTGTTCCAAAGAACAATATTGAGGAGGCTATTCTACTCCTCACGATACTGCTGAAGAAGTGGTATCAGGGAAAGACCCACTGGGACCCCTCAGTGATGGAACATTTGACTTACGCATTGTCGATTTGCAGCAAACCATCTCTTGTCGCAAATCATCTTGAGGAGGTTCTACCTGGGATATATCCTCGTACAGAGAGATGGAACACACTAGCATTTTGCTACTACGGTGTTGGTCAGAAAGAAGTCGCTCTGAATTTTCTGAGGAAGTCCTTGAATAAGCATGAGAATCCGAAAGATACAATGGCATTGCTGTTAGCTGCTAAGATATGCAGTGAGGAACGCCATCTTGCTTCTGAGGGTGTCGAATATGCAAGAAGAGCAATTGCAAATACTGAATCATTAGATGTTCATCTGAAGAGCACCGGACTTCATTTCCTAGGGAGTTGCCAGGGTAAGAAGGCTAAGACTGTTTCTTCCGACCACCAAAGATCTCTGTTGCAGACAGAAACCATGAAGTCGCTAACGGAGTCCATGACTCTTGACCGCCAGAATCCGAACCTAATATTCGATATGGGAGTTGAATATGCTGAGCAGCGGAACATGAATGCAGCACTGAGATGTGCAAAGGAGTTTATTGACACAACTGGTGGATCGGTCTCGAAAGGTTGGAGGTTGCTAGCGCTGGTCCTCTCCGCGCAGCAGAGATACTCTGAAGCAGAAGTGGCGACCAATGCCGCATTAGACGAGACCGCAAAGTGGGATCAAGGTGCATTGCTCAGGATAAAGGCTAAGTTGAAGGTCGCTCAATCATCACCCATGGAGGCAGTGGAAGCATACCGGGTCCTTCTTGCTCTTGTTCAGGCTCAAAAGAATTCCCTAAAAAAGTGGAG TTCTCCTACTGTGCTTCAGGGAGAGGCTGATGGAGTTACAGAGTTTGAAATCTGGCAAGGTCTTGCAAATCTGTACTCCAGCCTCTCACACAGAGACGCCGAAATATGTTTGCAGAAAGCCAGAGCCCTGAAATCATACTCTGCTGCGACACTCCAAGCCGAAG GTTACATGCACGAGGCGCGCAGTCAGAGCAGCGACGCGCTGGCTTCTTACGTGAACGCCTCGTCAACCGAGCTGGAGCATGTGCCGGCCAAGGTGGCCATCGGCGCGCTGTGCTCCAAGCAGGGGCCCAAGTACCTCCCGGCGGCGAGGTCCTTCCTCTCCGACGCTCTGAGGGTCGAGCCGACAAACCGGATGGCGTGGCTCCACCTTGGGAAGGTGCACAAGCTCGATGGGAGAATCGCTGATGCTGCCGACTGCTTCCAGGCAGCGGTGATGCTTGAAGAGTCGGATCCTGTAGAAAGTTTCAGGACACTCCCATGA